The proteins below are encoded in one region of Aquisphaera giovannonii:
- a CDS encoding PAAR domain-containing protein, translating to MGKPAARLGDTTQHGSPLLGAPCPTVLIGGKPAWRIGDQHTCPIPNAPPPACSGTPHGPGVTTPVPDGAPGICMIGGKPAARVGDIVMEPGALIPLPPPNNIVVGEFTVLIGMGGGGGGGGRACSTCT from the coding sequence ATGGGAAAGCCAGCGGCCAGGCTGGGAGACACGACGCAGCACGGCTCCCCGCTGCTCGGCGCCCCCTGCCCCACGGTGTTGATCGGCGGCAAGCCGGCCTGGAGGATCGGCGATCAGCACACCTGCCCGATCCCCAATGCGCCCCCGCCGGCGTGCTCGGGCACGCCGCACGGGCCGGGCGTGACGACCCCGGTGCCGGACGGCGCCCCGGGGATCTGCATGATTGGCGGCAAGCCGGCCGCACGCGTGGGCGACATCGTCATGGAGCCCGGAGCGCTGATCCCGCTCCCGCCGCCCAACAACATCGTCGTCGGCGAATTCACCGTCCTGATCGGCATGGGCGGCGGGGGAGGCGGCGGAGGAAGGGCCTGCTCGACGTGCACGTGA
- a CDS encoding type VI secretion system Vgr family protein, with amino-acid sequence MPVYTQVKRPIAVTTPLGPDVLLLQAVSGTESLSGLFSFRLELLAESETEIPFEKVLGQSATVSFLTADGDERYINGILSRFSQGRRVPSGLGPGFLTCYYAELVPRAWLLTRRTQSRIFQQMTVPEILKQVLTGLDAAYQLQGTYKARDYCVQYRESDFAFASRLMEEEGIYYFFQHEPGGHKMVVGDTPQSHDDVPGDPALIFEEVRGGLREEDRIFSWEKTQELRSAKVTLWDHCFELPGQNLEAVKSTVDSVQAGRVAHKLKLPANDPLELYDYPGAYAQRFDGISPGGGDRAGDVQNIFEDNGRTAGIRMQQEAARALLIRGKSTCPQLIAGYKFSLTRHFNGDGAYVITGVSHAASMGDAYVSASDAPPSYENSFQCIPAALPFRPERTTPRPTVEGTQTAVVVGNAGDEIFTDKYGRVKVQFPWDRHGKRDADSSCWIRVATPWAGKQWGMVHIPRVGQEVVVAFEEGDPDRPIIVGSVYNADQMPPYALPANMTQSGIKSRSSKGGSGANFNEIRLEDKKGSELLSIHAEKDQSISVENDESHTVGHDRSKTIDHDETTHVKHDRTETVDNNETITIGVNRVEKVGANETIAIGANRTETVGSNESITVTLTRTRMVGVNESINVGAAQEITVGGLRAVTVGAAQTITVGAAQAVTVGGGQTESFGGKHTQTVGKTQTVTVGSDGSYTIGGKRDTSVGKDDNLNVKNKLTVEAGDEIILKTGSASITLKSGGTIEIKGTSITIEGSTKIEEKAPNITSDASAKNLVKGAMVNAEASGINTIKGSLVKIN; translated from the coding sequence ATGCCCGTGTATACCCAGGTCAAGCGCCCGATCGCCGTGACGACCCCCCTCGGCCCGGACGTGCTGCTCTTGCAGGCCGTCTCGGGTACGGAATCTCTATCCGGGCTGTTCTCGTTCCGGTTGGAGCTCCTGGCCGAGTCGGAGACGGAAATTCCCTTCGAGAAGGTCCTCGGCCAGTCGGCCACCGTCTCCTTCCTGACGGCGGATGGGGATGAGCGATACATCAACGGCATCTTGAGCCGATTCAGCCAGGGTCGTCGCGTGCCTTCGGGGCTCGGGCCGGGATTCCTCACCTGCTACTACGCGGAGCTCGTCCCCAGGGCCTGGCTGCTGACGCGACGGACTCAGAGCCGCATCTTCCAGCAGATGACGGTGCCGGAGATCCTCAAGCAGGTGCTGACCGGCCTGGACGCGGCGTACCAGCTCCAGGGGACGTACAAGGCGAGGGACTACTGCGTCCAGTACCGCGAGAGCGACTTCGCGTTCGCGAGCCGGCTGATGGAGGAGGAAGGCATCTACTACTTCTTCCAGCACGAGCCGGGCGGCCACAAGATGGTCGTCGGCGACACCCCCCAGAGCCACGACGACGTCCCCGGCGACCCGGCCCTCATCTTCGAGGAGGTGCGGGGCGGCCTGCGCGAGGAGGATCGCATCTTCTCCTGGGAGAAGACCCAGGAGCTGCGTTCCGCAAAAGTCACTCTCTGGGACCATTGCTTCGAGCTGCCCGGGCAGAACCTGGAGGCCGTCAAGTCCACGGTCGACTCCGTGCAGGCAGGGCGGGTGGCCCACAAGCTCAAGCTCCCCGCGAACGATCCGCTGGAGCTGTACGACTACCCCGGCGCCTACGCCCAGCGGTTCGACGGCATCTCGCCCGGCGGCGGCGACCGCGCCGGCGACGTCCAGAACATCTTCGAGGACAACGGCCGCACGGCGGGCATCCGCATGCAGCAGGAGGCGGCCCGGGCGCTGCTGATCCGCGGGAAGAGCACCTGCCCGCAGCTCATCGCCGGCTACAAGTTCTCGCTCACGCGCCACTTCAACGGGGATGGCGCGTACGTGATCACGGGCGTCTCCCACGCCGCGTCGATGGGGGACGCGTACGTCTCCGCGAGCGACGCGCCGCCGTCCTACGAGAACTCCTTCCAGTGCATCCCGGCCGCCCTCCCCTTCCGCCCGGAGCGGACGACGCCGAGGCCCACGGTCGAGGGGACGCAGACGGCCGTGGTGGTGGGGAACGCCGGGGACGAGATCTTCACCGACAAGTACGGCCGGGTGAAGGTCCAGTTCCCCTGGGACCGCCACGGCAAGCGCGACGCCGACAGCTCGTGCTGGATCCGCGTGGCGACGCCCTGGGCCGGCAAGCAGTGGGGCATGGTTCACATCCCCCGGGTCGGCCAGGAGGTCGTCGTCGCCTTCGAGGAGGGGGATCCGGACCGGCCGATCATCGTCGGCAGCGTCTACAACGCCGACCAGATGCCCCCCTACGCCCTGCCGGCCAACATGACGCAGAGCGGCATCAAGTCGCGGAGCTCCAAGGGGGGCTCCGGCGCCAACTTCAACGAGATCCGCCTGGAGGACAAGAAGGGCTCCGAGCTGCTCTCCATCCACGCCGAGAAGGACCAGTCGATCTCCGTCGAGAATGACGAGTCGCACACCGTCGGCCACGATCGCTCCAAGACGATCGACCACGACGAGACGACCCACGTCAAGCACGACCGCACCGAGACCGTGGACAACAACGAGACGATCACCATCGGCGTCAACCGCGTCGAGAAGGTGGGCGCCAACGAGACGATCGCCATCGGCGCGAATCGGACCGAGACCGTCGGCTCGAACGAGTCGATCACCGTGACCCTGACCCGCACGAGGATGGTCGGGGTGAACGAGTCCATCAACGTGGGCGCGGCGCAGGAGATCACCGTGGGCGGCCTCCGCGCCGTGACGGTGGGGGCGGCGCAGACGATCACGGTGGGGGCGGCACAGGCCGTCACCGTCGGGGGTGGCCAGACGGAGTCGTTCGGCGGCAAGCACACGCAGACGGTGGGGAAGACGCAGACCGTCACCGTGGGCAGCGACGGCTCGTACACGATCGGCGGGAAGCGCGACACCTCGGTCGGCAAGGACGACAACCTCAACGTCAAGAACAAGCTGACCGTCGAGGCCGGGGACGAGATCATCCTCAAGACCGGCTCGGCGAGCATCACGCTCAAGAGCGGGGGCACGATCGAGATCAAGGGCACGAGCATCACGATCGAGGGCTCGACCAAGATCGAGGAGAAGGCGCCGAACATCACGTCGGACGCCTCCGCCAAGAACCTCGTGAAGGGGGCCATGGTCAACGCGGAGGCCTCCGGCATCAACACGATCAAGGGCTCGCTGGTGAAGATCAACTGA
- a CDS encoding Npun_F0296 family exosortase-dependent surface protein produces MAATFALGCIVAAATRAEAGLVVSVEAPGVMSSKVSGITTETFDGLPPGIASSLDTAVGTLASRGRFAILNADSYGGADAGGEYISLGAQSGSPAPMTLTFASPQAYFGMWWSAADAYNEITFYSGQQALGSFNSPFVLDALNALPDGRKYYGNPNGWGDASEPFAYLNFFGTGGTTITSVVFANSGTTATGFESDNWSIASVAPSTIRGTIIAGAIVPEPSSLVLAGVACAAGGLAAVRWRSRRTR; encoded by the coding sequence ATGGCGGCGACATTCGCCCTGGGATGCATCGTGGCCGCCGCGACGCGAGCCGAGGCCGGGCTCGTCGTCTCCGTGGAGGCACCCGGCGTGATGAGCTCGAAGGTTTCGGGGATCACAACGGAAACCTTCGATGGCCTCCCCCCGGGGATTGCTTCGAGCCTCGACACCGCCGTGGGCACCCTCGCGTCGAGGGGCCGGTTCGCCATCTTGAATGCCGACTCCTACGGGGGCGCCGACGCGGGCGGCGAGTACATCAGCCTCGGTGCGCAGAGCGGGTCGCCGGCCCCCATGACGCTCACCTTCGCCTCGCCGCAGGCCTACTTCGGCATGTGGTGGTCGGCGGCCGACGCCTACAACGAAATCACGTTCTATTCGGGGCAACAGGCGCTGGGTAGCTTCAACTCGCCCTTCGTCCTGGACGCCCTCAACGCGCTGCCGGACGGCAGGAAGTACTACGGCAATCCGAACGGCTGGGGCGATGCCTCGGAGCCCTTCGCCTACCTGAACTTCTTCGGCACCGGCGGCACCACGATCACCTCGGTCGTCTTCGCCAATTCCGGGACGACGGCGACCGGATTCGAGTCGGACAACTGGAGCATCGCGTCCGTCGCCCCGTCGACGATTCGGGGCACGATCATCGCAGGCGCCATCGTCCCGGAGCCGTCCTCATTGGTCCTCGCGGGAGTCGCCTGCGCGGCCGGCGGGCTCGCCGCCGTGCGGTGGAGGTCTCGTCGGACTCGTTGA
- a CDS encoding RrF2 family transcriptional regulator yields MTVSAKCYYALRALYALAEHADSTPLKASEIAERQHIPIKFLEAILSQLKGGGYVNSRRGVEGGYFLAKPADRLKIGEVIRFIDGPIAPVDCVSVSRPKECEYPGQCPFFGFWGRVRQSISDVVDQTTFTDLMKENEGMRRVYIPDWTI; encoded by the coding sequence ATGACCGTCTCCGCAAAGTGTTATTACGCCCTCCGGGCGCTGTACGCGCTGGCGGAGCACGCGGATTCCACGCCGTTGAAGGCGAGCGAGATCGCCGAGCGGCAACACATCCCGATCAAGTTCCTGGAGGCCATCCTCAGCCAGTTGAAAGGGGGCGGCTACGTGAATAGCCGTCGCGGTGTGGAGGGTGGCTACTTCCTGGCCAAGCCGGCCGACCGCCTCAAGATCGGCGAAGTCATCCGATTCATCGACGGCCCGATCGCTCCGGTGGACTGCGTCAGCGTCTCCCGCCCCAAGGAGTGCGAATACCCCGGACAGTGCCCCTTCTTCGGCTTCTGGGGCCGAGTCCGACAATCCATCTCCGACGTCGTGGACCAGACGACCTTCACCGACCTGATGAAGGAGAACGAGGGGATGCGCCGGGTCTACATCCCCGATTGGACAATCTGA
- a CDS encoding acyltransferase family protein, with translation MWTEPGGSTRPKLPALSGVRIFAAVHIYLFHVKQAHDAGLLTFGIIERLPACLTRLMSRGYVSTGFFFELSGFLLAYAYLDGRGRLKMSAGRFWRGRLFRLYPLYLLSLVLLIPAPALLPFTARHATPLEIAGGVATSLTMVQAWFPPFALWWNAPAWALSAFAAFYAAFPLAGRLTLGMDRSRLLRLAGLMAFLAWLPPALYLTVDPYGDAWTVRSIDLGGTWLTVLRFHPLSWLPQFLAGVLLGRWFGLGIDREEIEVRTSAAAPRTSAGDLVMLGMFAGLALVPGIPYVPLRHGLLAPALLVVIVDLARGRGLLAWGLSNHLFARASEASFPLFALQMPAGLWFCVFFVDSAKGSTGQLLGMISWTLGASMLWVGLSSLNAGRIKRAVQEKPRCLNHEPPGPMLSHPIVAARKAYVREDGVAS, from the coding sequence ATGTGGACAGAACCCGGGGGAAGCACGCGTCCGAAACTGCCGGCCCTTTCAGGTGTGCGCATCTTCGCGGCGGTTCACATTTATCTTTTCCACGTCAAGCAGGCTCATGACGCAGGGCTGCTGACGTTCGGGATCATTGAACGGCTTCCGGCGTGCCTCACGCGCCTGATGAGCCGGGGATACGTGTCGACGGGCTTCTTCTTCGAGTTGTCGGGGTTCCTCCTGGCATACGCCTACCTCGACGGGAGGGGTCGCTTGAAGATGTCCGCGGGGCGATTCTGGAGAGGGCGGCTCTTCAGGCTCTACCCGCTTTACCTCCTCTCGCTCGTCCTGCTGATTCCAGCACCCGCGCTCCTGCCGTTCACGGCCAGGCATGCGACGCCCCTGGAGATTGCTGGGGGTGTCGCCACCAGCTTGACCATGGTGCAGGCCTGGTTCCCGCCCTTCGCGCTTTGGTGGAATGCGCCGGCGTGGGCGCTCTCGGCGTTCGCGGCGTTCTACGCCGCGTTTCCGCTGGCAGGCCGATTGACCCTGGGGATGGATCGGAGCAGGCTTCTCCGACTGGCGGGCCTTATGGCGTTCCTCGCGTGGCTCCCTCCCGCTCTCTACCTGACGGTCGATCCTTATGGCGACGCCTGGACGGTTCGATCCATCGACCTCGGCGGGACGTGGCTGACCGTGCTGCGATTTCATCCGCTAAGCTGGCTGCCTCAATTCCTCGCGGGAGTGCTGCTCGGTCGGTGGTTCGGCCTGGGGATCGACCGGGAGGAGATCGAGGTCCGGACTTCCGCGGCCGCCCCGCGGACTTCCGCCGGCGACCTGGTGATGCTGGGGATGTTCGCTGGCCTGGCGCTCGTGCCGGGCATTCCCTATGTCCCGTTACGTCACGGGCTGCTGGCCCCGGCCTTGCTCGTGGTCATTGTGGACCTGGCGAGGGGCCGGGGGTTGCTGGCGTGGGGTCTGTCAAACCATTTGTTTGCCCGGGCCTCCGAGGCGAGCTTCCCTCTCTTCGCGCTCCAGATGCCGGCCGGGCTTTGGTTCTGCGTCTTCTTCGTGGACTCGGCGAAAGGGAGCACGGGGCAACTGCTCGGCATGATCTCCTGGACTCTGGGTGCGTCGATGCTCTGGGTGGGACTCTCCAGCCTGAACGCCGGGAGGATCAAGCGGGCCGTGCAGGAAAAGCCCAGGTGCCTGAATCACGAGCCCCCGGGGCCGATGTTATCGCATCCAATCGTCGCCGCGCGAAAGGCCTACGTCCGGGAGGATGGCGTCGCATCTTGA
- a CDS encoding NAD(P)H-binding protein, whose amino-acid sequence MITITVPTGHVGRHLVEWLASSGRALTVIARRPDRLPRYLHEREIVRRACSEDAAAVARATEGTDVLFWVSPSNPTAPDVRGWYRRLAEVVGKAVRVNRIPRVVNLSSVGAGWADGLGPISGLNEVERAINDAAKDVTHIRAGFFMENFLGQLASLRGEGEIPWLYPGSMTFPMIAARDIAEVAARRLLDARWTGRCVQALHGPADLSLDAAVNTLGVILGRRLRNVQLSADEYRRRALEAGLSQDFADRYVQMCEALGVLGWSRLGEPRTPDTTTSTTLGAWASEVLIPLVRAA is encoded by the coding sequence ATGATCACGATCACGGTGCCCACGGGCCATGTCGGCCGTCATCTCGTCGAGTGGCTCGCGTCCTCGGGTCGCGCCTTGACGGTCATCGCGAGGCGGCCGGACCGGCTGCCTCGGTACCTGCACGAGAGAGAGATCGTCCGCCGGGCCTGCTCCGAGGACGCTGCGGCGGTGGCGAGGGCGACGGAGGGCACGGACGTGCTTTTCTGGGTGTCGCCCTCCAATCCGACCGCCCCGGACGTCCGCGGCTGGTATCGCCGGCTCGCCGAGGTGGTCGGCAAGGCGGTGCGCGTCAATCGCATCCCTCGGGTCGTCAACCTCTCGAGCGTCGGCGCGGGCTGGGCGGACGGCCTGGGGCCGATCTCCGGGCTCAACGAGGTCGAGCGGGCGATCAACGACGCGGCAAAGGATGTCACCCACATCCGAGCCGGGTTCTTCATGGAGAACTTCCTCGGCCAGCTGGCCTCACTTCGGGGCGAGGGCGAGATCCCTTGGCTTTACCCGGGGAGCATGACCTTCCCGATGATCGCCGCGCGGGACATCGCCGAGGTGGCCGCCCGCCGCCTCCTCGACGCACGATGGACGGGCCGCTGTGTCCAGGCCCTGCACGGGCCCGCCGACCTGTCCCTGGACGCGGCCGTGAACACGCTCGGTGTGATCCTCGGCCGACGGCTGCGCAACGTCCAGCTCTCCGCCGACGAGTATCGCCGCCGGGCGCTGGAGGCGGGGCTCTCCCAGGACTTCGCGGACAGGTATGTCCAGATGTGCGAGGCCCTTGGCGTCCTCGGATGGTCCCGGCTGGGCGAGCCTCGGACACCGGATACGACAACGAGCACGACCCTCGGTGCGTGGGCGAGTGAGGTCCTGATACCGCTTGTCAGGGCCGCCTGA
- the hemG gene encoding protoporphyrinogen oxidase yields MQTMSSGDFSSWTPEPRAGVVAVIGGGISGLAAARRLVDTVPRVDVHVLEAGERAGGVLGTVRDRGFLIEESADSFLTATPHAVDLCRRVGLEGEVIPTDPSHRRAFVVSEGRLVPLPDGLMVMAPTRLWPMVTTPILGPFSKLRMGMELLVGRSDLADESLAGFARRRFGKGAYERLIQPLVGGMYTGDPERLSAEATMPRFREMERNHGSLIRASLRERAERARRERDTTGAGPADGTAGKAAGSGARYGMFAGLRDGMGSLVEATIRSLPPNAVRCGAAVRGLARLPGGGWRVSVADSGDFLADAVVVATAARDAARLLTGIDPDLGAELGRIRSTSCAIVSLAYSRDQIEHRLDGFGFVVPEVEKLQVLSATFSSVKFAGRAPADMVLLRAFLGGAFRAATLDRPDPEIIATAAAELGRLLGIRGEPSLTRIRRWPGVMPQYELGHIDLVRSIEDRIRAIPGLALAGNAYHGVGVPQCIKSGEEAAETIAEYLSGVEKAASGT; encoded by the coding sequence ATGCAAACGATGTCGAGCGGAGACTTTTCGTCGTGGACACCCGAGCCCAGGGCGGGCGTGGTGGCGGTCATAGGCGGGGGCATCTCGGGGCTCGCCGCGGCCCGTCGGCTCGTTGACACGGTCCCTCGCGTCGATGTGCACGTCCTTGAAGCGGGAGAGCGGGCGGGCGGCGTGCTCGGGACGGTCCGCGATCGCGGCTTCCTGATCGAGGAGAGCGCGGACAGCTTCCTGACGGCGACTCCGCATGCGGTGGACCTGTGTCGTCGGGTGGGCCTCGAGGGCGAGGTCATCCCGACCGACCCGTCGCATCGGCGGGCGTTCGTGGTCTCCGAGGGACGGCTGGTGCCGCTCCCGGACGGCCTGATGGTGATGGCGCCGACGCGGCTGTGGCCGATGGTGACGACCCCGATCCTGGGCCCTTTCAGCAAGCTCCGGATGGGGATGGAGCTGCTCGTCGGCCGGTCGGACCTGGCGGACGAGAGCCTCGCCGGCTTCGCCCGCCGCCGCTTCGGGAAGGGGGCCTACGAACGCCTGATCCAGCCCCTGGTCGGCGGGATGTACACGGGGGACCCGGAGCGCCTGAGCGCCGAGGCGACCATGCCGCGATTCCGCGAGATGGAGCGCAATCATGGCAGCCTGATCCGCGCCTCGCTCCGCGAGCGTGCGGAGCGTGCGAGGCGGGAGCGGGATACCACCGGCGCGGGACCGGCCGACGGAACCGCCGGCAAGGCGGCGGGCAGCGGCGCGCGCTACGGGATGTTCGCGGGACTTCGCGACGGCATGGGCAGCCTGGTGGAAGCGACCATTCGGAGCCTGCCGCCGAACGCCGTGCGTTGCGGTGCCGCCGTCCGGGGCCTGGCACGGCTGCCGGGTGGCGGCTGGCGGGTGAGCGTCGCCGACTCGGGAGACTTCCTGGCCGACGCCGTCGTCGTGGCCACGGCGGCCCGCGACGCGGCCCGACTGCTGACGGGGATCGACCCGGACCTGGGGGCGGAACTCGGCCGGATTCGCTCCACCTCCTGCGCCATCGTCTCGCTCGCCTACTCGCGCGACCAGATTGAGCATCGACTCGACGGATTCGGATTCGTCGTCCCGGAGGTCGAGAAGCTGCAGGTGCTCTCCGCGACGTTCTCGAGCGTGAAGTTCGCGGGGCGAGCCCCGGCCGACATGGTCCTCCTCAGGGCCTTCCTCGGCGGGGCGTTCCGGGCGGCGACCCTGGACCGGCCCGACCCGGAGATCATCGCGACGGCCGCGGCGGAACTCGGTCGATTACTCGGGATCCGCGGGGAGCCGTCCCTGACTCGGATCCGTCGGTGGCCGGGCGTGATGCCGCAGTACGAGCTCGGCCACATCGACCTGGTACGCTCGATCGAGGATCGCATCCGAGCCATCCCCGGCCTCGCGCTGGCCGGCAATGCGTATCACGGCGTCGGAGTGCCGCAGTGCATCAAGTCCGGCGAGGAAGCCGCGGAGACGATCGCGGAGTATCTTTCGGGCGTCGAGAAGGCGGCGAGCGGGACTTGA
- a CDS encoding TIGR04053 family radical SAM/SPASM domain-containing protein, whose amino-acid sequence MDVPNAAVLHGRGMGRFAERDFAKSPLIVFYEVTKACDLVCRHCRASAQPQSDPNELSTELAKRLIDQLASFSVQPMLVLSGGDPLKRPDIYELVRHSAESGLETAITPSPTPLVTTGAIARLKEAGVHRMAVSIDGADAATHDGLRGVAGSFDQTQRIMRDARALNIPVQVNTTLNPANYGQIEAMADMLAGHGIVLWSLFLIVPVGRATADLRMTGEQYERAFARIYAQSLKQPYGIKTTEGMHYRRYVAQRRVRAKQEAARAGAPSPAGGMPAGPPRGRDGRPGHPQFLTTGVNDGKGVMFISHAGLIHPSGFMPLVCGMFPFNSVVDVYQNAPIFRRLREPDTFEGKCGYCEFRNLCGGSRARAFNVAGSPYAAEPDCVYQPAGVPAAV is encoded by the coding sequence ATGGACGTCCCGAATGCGGCGGTGTTGCACGGGCGCGGCATGGGCAGATTCGCGGAGCGGGACTTCGCGAAGAGCCCGTTGATCGTATTCTACGAGGTGACGAAGGCGTGCGACCTCGTCTGCCGGCACTGTCGGGCCAGCGCACAGCCCCAGTCTGACCCGAACGAGTTGAGCACCGAGCTGGCGAAGCGCCTGATCGATCAGCTCGCGAGCTTCTCCGTCCAGCCGATGCTGGTCCTCAGCGGCGGGGATCCGCTCAAGCGGCCGGACATCTACGAGCTGGTCCGGCACTCGGCGGAAAGCGGCTTGGAGACGGCGATCACCCCCTCGCCCACGCCGCTGGTGACGACCGGGGCGATAGCCCGCCTCAAGGAGGCGGGCGTCCACCGGATGGCCGTGAGCATCGACGGCGCCGATGCCGCGACCCACGACGGCCTGCGCGGGGTGGCCGGGAGCTTCGACCAGACGCAGCGGATCATGCGGGACGCCCGAGCCCTGAACATCCCGGTCCAGGTGAACACGACCCTGAACCCGGCGAATTACGGCCAGATCGAGGCCATGGCGGACATGCTCGCCGGCCACGGCATCGTCCTCTGGTCGCTATTCCTCATCGTACCGGTCGGTCGGGCCACGGCCGACCTGCGGATGACCGGCGAGCAGTACGAGCGGGCGTTCGCCCGGATCTACGCCCAGTCCCTGAAGCAGCCGTACGGCATCAAGACGACGGAAGGGATGCACTACCGGCGGTACGTCGCGCAGCGGCGCGTGAGGGCGAAGCAGGAGGCGGCGAGGGCGGGGGCCCCGTCGCCGGCAGGCGGGATGCCCGCCGGCCCGCCTCGCGGCCGTGACGGTCGACCGGGCCATCCGCAGTTCCTGACCACCGGCGTGAACGACGGCAAGGGCGTGATGTTCATCAGCCACGCCGGCCTGATACACCCCAGCGGCTTCATGCCGCTCGTCTGCGGCATGTTCCCATTCAACAGCGTCGTGGACGTCTACCAGAACGCCCCCATCTTTCGGCGGCTCCGCGAGCCGGACACGTTCGAGGGCAAGTGCGGCTACTGCGAGTTCCGCAACCTCTGCGGCGGCAGTCGCGCCCGGGCCTTCAACGTCGCGGGCAGCCCCTACGCCGCCGAGCCCGACTGCGTCTACCAGCCAGCCGGCGTGCCGGCGGCGGTCTGA